A single genomic interval of Alteromonas sp. CI.11.F.A3 harbors:
- a CDS encoding two-component system response regulator has product MADNQKSKKTDFSILVVDDEPANIDLLQGILSPYYQVKVAPTGHIALKVVEQFTPDLILLDIMMPGIDGHEVCRQIKTSPELAPRLAKVPIIFVTALGQGQDEEKGFELGAVDYITKPISPALVLARVKTHISLAHQVRVTEQEVKIRTQELLRSQQSAISMLAAAGHYNDTDTGHHIWRMAAYCQCLALASGWSPDDASLLAQAAPMHDTGKIGIPDSILKAPRRLTYDEMEVMRTHAAIGYEILTRSNSPLFSLAAEIARYHHEKWDGSGYPYSLKREHIPVSARIVAIADVFDALTMKRPYKKAWPDEEAFAYIEGESGKHFDPELVSTFLSIRDEILKTKAYWNELEARNELPSIEAFLP; this is encoded by the coding sequence ATGGCTGATAACCAAAAATCGAAAAAGACGGATTTTAGTATTTTAGTCGTCGACGACGAGCCAGCAAATATCGATTTATTGCAGGGTATTTTGTCGCCTTATTACCAAGTAAAAGTTGCGCCCACTGGGCATATTGCATTGAAAGTTGTAGAGCAGTTCACCCCAGACCTTATTTTACTCGATATTATGATGCCGGGTATTGATGGGCATGAGGTATGCAGACAAATTAAAACCTCACCAGAACTTGCCCCCAGGCTGGCTAAAGTGCCTATCATCTTTGTTACCGCGTTGGGTCAAGGTCAAGATGAAGAGAAAGGCTTTGAATTAGGCGCAGTAGATTATATTACTAAGCCTATCTCCCCCGCATTGGTACTTGCTAGAGTAAAAACACATATCTCGTTAGCGCATCAAGTAAGAGTAACTGAACAAGAAGTTAAAATCAGAACGCAGGAGTTGCTTCGTAGTCAGCAAAGCGCGATTAGTATGTTGGCTGCTGCAGGACATTACAACGATACTGACACCGGCCATCACATTTGGCGCATGGCTGCTTATTGTCAGTGCTTAGCTTTAGCCTCTGGTTGGTCACCTGACGACGCCTCATTACTGGCACAAGCCGCGCCGATGCACGATACCGGGAAAATAGGTATCCCCGATAGTATTTTAAAAGCCCCTAGGCGACTTACCTATGATGAAATGGAAGTAATGCGCACCCATGCGGCAATTGGGTATGAAATATTAACCCGCAGTAATTCCCCCTTGTTTAGCTTGGCGGCAGAAATTGCACGCTATCATCATGAAAAGTGGGATGGCAGTGGTTATCCTTATTCATTGAAACGCGAACACATTCCGGTAAGTGCACGTATTGTGGCAATTGCCGATGTGTTTGATGCCTTAACAATGAAGCGCCCTTATAAGAAAGCGTGGCCAGATGAAGAAGCTTTTGCCTACATTGAAGGTGAATCGGGCAAACATTTCGACCCAGAATTAGTGTCTACTTTTTTGTCTATTAGAGATGAAATTCTTAAAACAAAAGCTTATTGGAATGAACTTGAAGCTAGAAATGAACTGCCATCAATAGAAGCCTTTCTTCCCTGA
- a CDS encoding acyloxyacyl hydrolase — MTNTHIFTLAALFTLLLTPFAVNSSERQSPSLWPTPRQSAHGYAIDFIRGEGAVNGIKLAYQYNIDQPLNVSWPMTLTMETSANFWEYGDDNQYDSNVVLALSPIFRFPLTTVFNKPIDLELGIGVSLLDDTQFAGKDVSTHYQFEDRIGFSTTFGQYQEYRVSLRYFHYSNAGFKKPNPGLDFVSLSFSQRL; from the coding sequence ATGACTAACACACACATTTTTACCCTTGCTGCATTATTCACACTATTACTTACCCCATTTGCTGTTAATAGCAGCGAGCGCCAATCACCTAGCTTATGGCCAACACCACGTCAAAGCGCTCATGGCTACGCTATCGACTTCATACGTGGAGAAGGCGCTGTAAATGGTATCAAATTAGCCTATCAATATAATATCGATCAGCCTTTAAATGTAAGTTGGCCCATGACCTTAACCATGGAAACCAGTGCTAACTTTTGGGAATATGGCGACGATAATCAGTACGACTCAAATGTAGTACTTGCCCTTTCACCTATTTTTCGGTTTCCACTGACCACAGTGTTTAACAAGCCTATCGATTTAGAGTTGGGCATTGGCGTGTCCTTGCTAGACGATACACAGTTTGCAGGTAAAGATGTGTCTACCCATTATCAGTTTGAAGATAGGATTGGGTTTTCGACCACGTTCGGGCAATACCAAGAATATCGCGTGTCTCTGCGCTACTTTCACTATTCGAACGCAGGTTTTAAGAAGCCTAATCCAGGATTAGATTTTGTGTCGTTATCTTTTAGCCAACGGCTTTAA
- a CDS encoding tetratricopeptide repeat protein has protein sequence MRIKQTNTLLSALAFAVVFATVSVPTMLVANNAVAQEQKASDKKTRRVPTLRGKVYEQLARAQSAADDAGDVEEAIAILKEVEEKANSMNSYEKAMMYNFFGFIYYNDENYDKALESFENVVNQQPIPEKFEMSTLFSLAQLHLMQGNYDRTIEFIERWEVLNNGVIPPKNKVLKAQAYYQNKRYDDAADWITQAIVEHEAEGMLPDESWLILQRAVFYELKQPTKVKDVLIKLVKLYSEPKYWIQLAGMYGELGEERKQLAIMETAYQQGFVSSPADIFNMAQLYYYHRAPYKGALLMEQAMKEGVLEENLRNLKFLGQSWTLAKEQDRAIPVMMQAAELSEDGELDAQLAQILLNEQRWDEAITSADRAIEKGEMRNPGLVYLIKGMALYNQKQYALALNQLAEAEKHQKSRAMAQQWKQFVQSEKTQSEIIEAELGNS, from the coding sequence ATGAGAATAAAACAAACGAATACATTGCTTAGCGCACTGGCGTTTGCCGTTGTTTTTGCAACTGTGTCTGTTCCTACTATGTTGGTTGCCAATAATGCGGTTGCTCAGGAACAAAAAGCCAGTGATAAGAAAACCCGTCGTGTTCCTACACTTCGCGGCAAGGTATACGAGCAATTAGCACGTGCACAATCAGCCGCCGATGATGCAGGCGATGTAGAAGAAGCTATTGCTATTCTTAAAGAGGTAGAAGAAAAAGCTAACTCTATGAATAGCTATGAAAAAGCCATGATGTATAACTTTTTCGGCTTCATTTATTACAACGACGAAAACTACGATAAGGCCCTAGAATCGTTTGAAAACGTAGTGAACCAACAGCCTATTCCTGAAAAGTTCGAAATGTCGACCCTCTTCAGTTTGGCGCAATTGCATTTAATGCAAGGTAACTATGATAGAACGATAGAGTTTATCGAACGTTGGGAAGTATTAAACAACGGGGTTATTCCACCTAAAAATAAGGTGCTAAAAGCACAGGCTTATTATCAAAATAAGCGTTATGACGACGCAGCAGATTGGATCACTCAAGCCATAGTTGAACATGAAGCAGAAGGTATGTTGCCAGATGAGTCATGGCTTATTCTTCAGCGTGCAGTGTTCTACGAACTCAAGCAGCCAACTAAAGTAAAAGATGTTTTGATTAAGCTAGTGAAGCTTTATAGCGAACCAAAGTATTGGATACAGTTAGCAGGCATGTATGGCGAGCTTGGTGAAGAGCGTAAGCAGCTTGCCATTATGGAAACGGCTTACCAACAAGGTTTTGTATCATCACCTGCTGATATCTTTAACATGGCTCAGCTTTATTACTATCATCGTGCACCGTATAAAGGCGCATTGTTGATGGAACAAGCCATGAAAGAAGGTGTGCTTGAAGAGAATCTTCGAAACCTTAAGTTTTTAGGCCAAAGCTGGACTCTCGCCAAAGAGCAAGACAGAGCGATTCCGGTAATGATGCAAGCAGCTGAATTATCAGAAGACGGCGAGTTAGATGCTCAGCTAGCGCAAATTTTGCTTAATGAACAACGATGGGATGAGGCGATTACATCAGCAGATCGCGCGATTGAAAAAGGCGAGATGCGTAACCCTGGCTTGGTATATTTGATTAAAGGCATGGCGCTTTATAATCAAAAGCAGTATGCACTAGCACTTAACCAACTTGCTGAAGCTGAAAAGCATCAGAAAAGCCGTGCTATGGCGCAGCAGTGGAAACAGTTTGTTCAGTCTGAAAAGACGCAATCTGAAATCATTGAAGCTGAGCTTGGCAACAGCTAA
- a CDS encoding energy transducer TonB translates to MPRYIIAFVISLAITLGLFFLMQSLIKMGGSALTEPPKGSVLDFVRVKQDEQVEKKDRKPKKPPKPDQPPPQMEQPQMDSPTPDAEGTSMDFGADVGDDISLDGGLALESGDGEYLPIVKVAPVYPRRALQRGIEGFVIVEFTVTKQGAVRDPIVIEANPEGIFEQAAMDAAMKFKYKPRVVNGEATEVSGIQNRITFQIDG, encoded by the coding sequence ATGCCACGATATATAATCGCATTTGTTATATCCCTTGCGATCACGTTAGGCCTGTTCTTCTTGATGCAATCACTTATCAAGATGGGTGGCAGCGCGTTAACGGAACCGCCAAAGGGTAGTGTACTTGACTTTGTAAGGGTTAAGCAGGACGAACAGGTCGAGAAAAAAGATCGTAAGCCTAAGAAGCCGCCTAAGCCAGATCAGCCACCACCGCAAATGGAGCAGCCTCAAATGGACTCTCCTACCCCAGATGCAGAGGGGACATCCATGGATTTCGGTGCAGATGTTGGTGATGATATTTCTTTAGACGGCGGGTTAGCCCTTGAGTCTGGTGATGGCGAATATTTACCTATTGTTAAGGTGGCGCCGGTGTATCCTCGTCGTGCTTTACAACGTGGTATTGAAGGCTTTGTTATTGTTGAATTTACGGTAACTAAGCAAGGCGCTGTGCGAGACCCTATTGTGATAGAAGCCAATCCAGAAGGCATATTTGAACAAGCAGCAATGGATGCAGCCATGAAGTTTAAATATAAGCCACGAGTAGTAAATGGCGAAGCCACGGAAGTGTCTGGTATTCAAAACCGTATTACTTTCCAGATAGACGGATAA
- a CDS encoding ExbD/TolR family protein, protein MKQHFQNLVDEEEAAIDMTPMLDVVFIMLIFFIVTASFVKEAGIDVNRPEAATAVKKDRANILIAISDKGEIWINKRRIDERAVQANIERLHAENPQGTVVIQADKESTTETLIKVMDASRAAGVFDVSIAAQEP, encoded by the coding sequence ATGAAGCAGCACTTTCAAAACCTGGTTGATGAAGAAGAAGCAGCCATCGATATGACGCCCATGCTGGACGTTGTATTTATCATGTTGATTTTCTTTATTGTAACCGCATCGTTTGTAAAAGAAGCGGGTATTGATGTTAACCGCCCTGAAGCAGCTACTGCTGTGAAAAAAGACCGCGCTAACATCCTTATTGCTATCTCTGATAAAGGCGAGATTTGGATTAATAAGCGTCGTATCGATGAGCGCGCAGTACAGGCTAACATCGAGCGTCTTCACGCTGAAAACCCGCAGGGTACCGTTGTGATTCAAGCAGATAAAGAATCAACAACTGAAACCCTTATTAAGGTTATGGATGCCTCCCGTGCGGCAGGTGTTTTTGATGTTTCGATTGCAGCTCAAGAGCCATAA
- a CDS encoding MotA/TolQ/ExbB proton channel family protein: protein MIEFLEAIRDFTETGGQVLLVIGLLIFVMWLLILERAMYLMIWHKQAKKEAVAMWTARHDRASWIAQQVRQKTISQLTMRLNGSIPIIQSLVALCPLLGLMGTVTGMIEVFDVMAIAGSGNARSMASGVSKATIPTMAGMVGALSGVFASTWLNRMVKSERTHLEDALTIQR from the coding sequence ATGATCGAGTTTCTGGAAGCAATTCGCGATTTCACAGAAACAGGTGGCCAGGTTCTTCTGGTCATCGGTCTGCTGATATTCGTTATGTGGCTTTTGATCCTCGAGCGTGCCATGTATCTGATGATTTGGCATAAGCAAGCTAAGAAAGAGGCGGTAGCGATGTGGACTGCACGTCACGACCGCGCTTCTTGGATTGCACAGCAAGTTCGTCAGAAAACGATTTCACAGTTAACCATGCGACTTAACGGTAGCATCCCGATTATTCAGTCTTTGGTAGCGCTTTGTCCGTTACTGGGCTTGATGGGAACGGTAACCGGTATGATTGAAGTGTTCGATGTAATGGCGATTGCAGGGTCGGGTAATGCTCGCTCTATGGCATCAGGCGTATCGAAAGCCACTATCCCCACTATGGCGGGCATGGTTGGTGCACTTTCAGGCGTTTTCGCCTCTACGTGGCTCAACCGTATGGTGAAATCTGAACGCACGCATCTTGAGGATGCATTGACTATTCAACGTTAA
- a CDS encoding MotA/TolQ/ExbB proton channel family protein produces the protein MFNSVKRIAFGLVALSLSAGAVAQNDRAMDLDALLKQLEEGQFAQSEQNKQRERDFVAQRAEQDQVLRDTRARRDQMLAQSEQLETQFEENEFKLADLNGALDTRLGSLKELFGVLQQIAGDTKNKFYNSVVSAQITGRSDFLDKMAQDMGSSSKLASIEEIERVWFEMQREMTESGKVTKFTTDVVEAGGQKVSKEVVRVGPFALVADGKYLEYNGVTGTVSELIRQPADRYNSSAAELQESASGELVQFGIDPTGGSILGLLVQAPNLKERVEQGGVVGYIILIVGAFGLLLALERLITLSLIRMKVNSQLKSKEIKTNNPLGRVLKVRDDHPNADVEALELHLTEAILGEVPKLGRNLTIIKIISVVAPLMGLLGTVTGMINTFQAITLFGTGDPKLMAGGISTALVTTVLGLVVAIPMTLLYAMLNTRSKNIVYILQEQASGVIAERAERS, from the coding sequence ATGTTTAATTCAGTAAAACGTATCGCTTTTGGCCTAGTAGCCCTTAGCTTAAGCGCTGGTGCAGTAGCACAGAACGACCGCGCAATGGACCTAGACGCACTGCTTAAGCAGCTAGAAGAAGGTCAATTTGCACAGTCTGAGCAAAACAAACAACGTGAGCGTGACTTCGTAGCCCAGCGTGCTGAGCAAGATCAAGTATTGCGTGATACACGCGCTCGTCGTGACCAAATGTTGGCACAGTCAGAGCAGCTTGAAACCCAATTCGAAGAAAATGAATTTAAATTAGCAGACCTTAACGGTGCGCTAGATACACGTTTAGGTTCACTAAAAGAATTGTTTGGTGTACTTCAGCAAATTGCTGGCGACACGAAAAACAAATTTTATAACTCAGTAGTATCGGCGCAAATCACAGGTCGTTCAGACTTCCTTGATAAAATGGCACAAGACATGGGCTCTAGCTCAAAACTTGCGTCTATTGAAGAAATTGAGCGTGTTTGGTTTGAAATGCAACGTGAAATGACAGAGTCAGGAAAAGTGACCAAATTCACTACTGACGTCGTTGAAGCGGGTGGTCAGAAAGTATCGAAAGAAGTGGTACGTGTAGGACCTTTCGCACTCGTTGCTGATGGTAAATACCTTGAGTACAACGGTGTGACCGGAACGGTTTCAGAACTTATCCGTCAGCCTGCTGACCGTTACAACAGCTCTGCTGCAGAACTTCAAGAATCTGCAAGTGGTGAGCTAGTTCAGTTTGGTATCGACCCAACAGGTGGTTCAATTCTAGGTCTTCTAGTTCAAGCGCCAAATCTTAAAGAGCGTGTTGAACAAGGCGGCGTAGTAGGGTACATCATCCTCATCGTTGGTGCGTTCGGTTTGCTACTTGCCCTAGAGCGTTTGATTACCTTGTCGCTTATTCGCATGAAAGTGAACAGCCAGCTTAAGAGCAAGGAAATAAAAACCAATAACCCACTTGGCCGCGTGCTTAAAGTTCGTGACGATCATCCAAATGCTGATGTTGAAGCGCTAGAGCTTCACCTTACTGAAGCGATTTTGGGCGAAGTACCTAAGCTAGGGCGTAACCTTACTATCATCAAGATTATCTCAGTAGTAGCGCCGCTTATGGGTCTACTGGGTACAGTAACCGGTATGATTAATACATTCCAAGCCATTACCTTATTTGGTACGGGTGACCCGAAACTAATGGCGGGTGGTATTTCAACAGCACTAGTCACAACGGTTCTTGGTCTGGTAGTCGCTATTCCGATGACGTTGCTATACGCCATGCTAAATACACGTTCTAAGAACATTGTATACATTCTTCAAGAACAAGCGTCTGGCGTTATTGCAGAGCGCGCAGAGCGGAGCTAA
- a CDS encoding DUF3450 domain-containing protein → MKLINSLLIAGALVATPVLAQDDEVLNPVIDEAAKINESAAKSQEKINGITDQIDSKLQQFKTLMKEIEGLEVYNTQLRKQINSQEQEMDDLNAAIDEVSVVERQITPLMMRMIDGMEQFIALDVPFLPEERKNRVMDLKAMMDRADVAASEKFRRVMEAYQVEMDYGRTMEAYSGLHTIDGQERDVEFLRLGRTALIYQTRDASSQGVWNKQTRQWEALDSSYRTQITKGLRMAKKQLAPDLLMLPVAITD, encoded by the coding sequence ATGAAGCTTATCAATTCTTTGCTTATTGCAGGCGCGCTTGTGGCGACACCTGTACTAGCACAAGACGATGAAGTACTAAATCCCGTTATCGATGAGGCGGCGAAAATTAATGAATCTGCTGCGAAGTCGCAGGAAAAAATAAACGGCATTACCGATCAGATTGACAGTAAACTTCAGCAATTCAAAACTTTGATGAAAGAAATTGAAGGTTTGGAAGTTTATAACACTCAACTTCGTAAACAAATTAATAGCCAAGAACAAGAAATGGATGACTTGAACGCTGCTATCGATGAAGTATCGGTTGTTGAGCGTCAAATTACGCCGCTAATGATGCGTATGATTGACGGCATGGAGCAGTTTATTGCCCTAGACGTGCCTTTTCTTCCTGAAGAGCGCAAAAACCGCGTAATGGATTTAAAAGCCATGATGGATCGCGCCGATGTTGCTGCATCTGAGAAATTCCGTCGTGTTATGGAAGCGTACCAAGTTGAGATGGACTATGGTCGCACAATGGAAGCTTACAGTGGCTTGCATACTATTGATGGCCAGGAGCGTGACGTTGAGTTTTTACGCTTAGGTCGCACAGCGCTTATTTATCAAACTCGTGATGCTAGTTCACAAGGTGTTTGGAACAAGCAAACTCGCCAGTGGGAAGCGCTAGACAGCAGCTACCGCACACAAATTACCAAAGGTCTGCGCATGGCGAAGAAACAACTTGCTCCAGACTTGCTAATGCTACCAGTGGCTATCACAGACTAA